Proteins encoded within one genomic window of Brachybacterium avium:
- the rpmA gene encoding 50S ribosomal protein L27: protein MASKKGVSSSKNGRDSNSQRLGVKRFGGQVVGAGEILVRQRGTSIHPGDGVGRGNDDTLFALTAGTVEFGRKRDRKVVNVVETV, encoded by the coding sequence ATGGCATCAAAGAAGGGCGTCAGCTCCTCCAAGAACGGGCGTGACTCCAACTCCCAGCGTCTCGGCGTCAAGCGCTTCGGCGGCCAGGTCGTCGGCGCGGGCGAGATTCTCGTTCGTCAGCGCGGCACGAGCATCCACCCCGGTGACGGTGTGGGTCGCGGCAACGACGACACGCTGTTCGCGCTCACCGCGGGCACCGTCGAGTTCGGCCGCAAGCGTGACCGCAAGGTGGTCAACGTCGTCGAGACGGTCTGA
- the obgE gene encoding GTPase ObgE — protein sequence MATFVDRVQLQVVGGSGGHGAASIRREKFKPLAGPDGADGGRGGDVILEVDASTTTLLEYHHRPHQRATGGGFGKGDLRHGARGQDLVLSVPDGTVITAEDGTVLADMIGIGTRYVAARGGSGGLGNAALANSRRKAPGFALLGEPGQERTLVLELKSVADVALVGYPSAGKSSLIAAMSAARPKIADYPFTTLVPNLGVVEAGDHRYTIADVPGLIPGASQGKGLGLDFLRHIERCHVLVHVLDAASLESDRDPLRDLTTIEHELATYAASLDEETDGRVPLMQRPTVVVLNKTDLPDGEDMADMVRDQLRERDVPVLDVSAVSHKGLRELSFVLGGLVEQARAKLPEPEAAPIVLAPRAVDEKGFRVVTEQFDGATAYRVQGDKPERWVHQTDFTNDEAVGFLADRLAKLGVEDQLFAAGAVAGSTVLIGPGNDAVVFDWEPTMVGGAEMLGRRGTDDRFEDRSRPTREVKKEQQRTRTAERMQRISAMEAERRAGHWADPASDETTR from the coding sequence ATGGCCACATTCGTCGACCGCGTCCAGCTGCAGGTCGTCGGGGGATCGGGCGGGCACGGCGCCGCGTCCATCCGTCGTGAGAAGTTCAAGCCCCTGGCCGGTCCCGACGGGGCCGACGGCGGCCGCGGCGGCGATGTGATCCTCGAGGTCGATGCGTCCACCACGACACTGCTGGAGTACCACCACCGCCCGCACCAGCGCGCCACCGGCGGCGGCTTCGGCAAGGGCGACCTGCGCCACGGCGCCCGCGGTCAGGACCTGGTGCTCTCGGTGCCCGACGGCACCGTGATCACCGCCGAGGATGGCACGGTGCTGGCCGACATGATCGGTATCGGCACCCGCTACGTGGCCGCCCGGGGCGGCAGCGGGGGCCTGGGCAACGCGGCACTGGCGAACTCCCGGCGCAAGGCCCCCGGCTTCGCGCTGCTCGGCGAACCCGGCCAGGAGCGCACGCTCGTGCTCGAGCTGAAGTCGGTCGCGGATGTCGCGCTGGTGGGCTACCCGAGCGCAGGCAAGTCCTCACTGATCGCGGCCATGAGCGCGGCCCGGCCGAAGATCGCCGACTACCCCTTCACGACCCTGGTGCCGAACCTCGGTGTGGTCGAGGCCGGCGATCACCGGTACACCATCGCCGACGTCCCGGGTCTCATCCCCGGGGCGAGCCAGGGCAAGGGGCTGGGACTGGACTTCCTGCGCCACATCGAACGCTGTCACGTGCTGGTGCACGTGCTGGATGCCGCGTCGCTCGAGTCGGACCGCGATCCCCTCAGAGACCTGACCACGATCGAGCACGAGCTGGCGACCTATGCGGCGAGCCTCGACGAGGAGACCGACGGCAGGGTCCCGCTGATGCAGCGGCCCACGGTCGTCGTGCTGAACAAGACCGACCTGCCCGACGGCGAGGACATGGCCGATATGGTCCGCGACCAGCTCCGCGAGCGCGACGTCCCGGTCCTCGACGTCTCCGCGGTCTCCCACAAGGGGCTGCGCGAGCTGTCCTTCGTCCTCGGCGGACTCGTCGAGCAGGCGCGCGCGAAGCTGCCCGAGCCGGAAGCGGCACCCATCGTCCTCGCGCCCCGCGCGGTGGACGAGAAGGGCTTCCGCGTGGTCACCGAGCAGTTCGACGGCGCCACCGCATACCGCGTCCAGGGCGACAAGCCCGAGCGCTGGGTGCACCAGACGGACTTCACCAATGACGAGGCCGTCGGCTTCCTCGCCGACCGCCTCGCGAAGCTCGGCGTCGAGGACCAGCTGTTCGCCGCCGGGGCCGTGGCCGGCTCCACGGTGCTGATCGGACCCGGCAACGATGCAGTCGTCTTCGACTGGGAGCCGACGATGGTGGGCGGCGCCGAGATGCTGGGTCGACGCGGCACCGATGACCGGTTCGAGGACCGCTCCCGCCCCACCCGTGAGGTGAAGAAGGAGCAGCAGCGCACCCGCACCGCGGAGCGGATGCAGCGGATCTCGGCCATGGAGGCCGAGCGCAGGGCCGGGCACTGGGCCGACCCGGCCTCGGACGAGACGACGCGGTGA